A window of candidate division KSB1 bacterium contains these coding sequences:
- a CDS encoding nuclear transport factor 2 family protein, producing MDINCDTITELWSKTYNTKGNPDWSHILPYYADDIYFRDSIQEIHGIREFTAMTERLADRSKDLKMHIVRAVQQENVIFLEWEMTLSYKNNPGSTIYGCSRVTLNADGKISEQRDYYDLWGDIFDNIPRFGPAYRRFMRKKFG from the coding sequence ATGGATATTAATTGCGATACGATAACTGAATTGTGGTCAAAAACATACAATACAAAAGGGAACCCCGACTGGTCTCATATATTGCCCTATTATGCGGATGATATTTATTTTCGGGACTCTATTCAGGAAATACATGGTATCAGGGAATTCACGGCAATGACTGAACGTTTGGCAGACCGTTCTAAAGATTTAAAGATGCACATTGTCAGGGCGGTCCAGCAGGAGAACGTTATTTTTCTAGAGTGGGAGATGACCCTCAGTTATAAAAATAATCCCGGTTCGACAATTTATGGCTGCAGTCGTGTGACTCTGAATGCAGACGGAAAAATCTCAGAACAGCGGGATTATTATGATCTTTGGGGTGATATTTTTGACAATATACCGCGTTTCGGTCCGGCATACAGAAGGTTTATGAGAAAGAAATTCGGTTGA
- a CDS encoding SDR family NAD(P)-dependent oxidoreductase — protein sequence MNKRKKVWQYVKEYKWSNIWAMIRNSFLEPEVCSDDFTGRLVVITGATSGIGKLTAHKYASHGANLLCINRNPVKSEALRTEIETEYGVNCRYLIADLSDLSDIRKAANELLQVKQPIDVLIHNAGVYLTTRELTPDGIEKTLAVHYLSSFIINYLLLDKLKSQKSARIIFVSSEGHRFAAWGLPVDDLNWEKHRYSGLKSYGSAKTAQLLSMIVFAEKCENTAVSINAMHPGAVRTDTGRENGPLYRLFKKTFFDKTLKSAQVSAEALYYLGVSENIKTVNGKFFHLTTEETPAPPALDKDMAGLLWEKSLDLTGLSIPSS from the coding sequence ATGAACAAAAGAAAAAAAGTATGGCAGTATGTCAAAGAGTACAAATGGTCTAATATTTGGGCTATGATCCGAAACAGCTTTCTGGAGCCAGAGGTCTGCTCTGATGATTTCACCGGCAGGCTGGTTGTGATCACCGGCGCTACATCCGGTATCGGCAAGCTGACCGCACATAAGTATGCCTCACACGGTGCGAATCTGCTCTGTATCAACCGCAATCCTGTGAAATCGGAAGCATTGCGTACTGAGATTGAAACCGAATACGGTGTCAACTGCCGGTACTTAATCGCCGATCTGAGCGATCTGAGCGATATTCGTAAAGCTGCAAATGAACTCCTGCAAGTCAAGCAGCCCATCGATGTTTTGATCCATAATGCCGGTGTCTATTTGACAACACGGGAATTAACACCCGACGGTATCGAGAAAACATTGGCGGTTCACTATCTCTCTTCTTTTATTATCAATTATCTGCTGTTGGATAAACTGAAATCCCAGAAAAGCGCCCGCATTATCTTTGTGAGTTCCGAAGGACATCGGTTTGCCGCATGGGGGCTGCCTGTGGATGATCTGAACTGGGAAAAACACCGTTATTCCGGCTTGAAAAGTTACGGATCCGCCAAAACCGCTCAACTCTTGTCCATGATTGTTTTTGCTGAAAAATGTGAAAATACCGCTGTGTCGATAAATGCTATGCATCCAGGTGCAGTGAGGACGGATACGGGCCGGGAAAATGGTCCCCTTTACCGCTTGTTTAAAAAGACATTTTTTGATAAAACCTTAAAATCCGCTCAAGTTTCAGCCGAGGCTTTGTATTATTTGGGTGTTTCGGAGAACATAAAAACCGTAAACGGCAAATTCTTCCACTTGACCACTGAAGAGACACCCGCACCGCCGGCTCTTGATAAAGACATGGCGGGTTTGCTTTGGGAAAAAAGTCTGGATTTGACCGGTTTGTCAATCCCATCATCTTGA
- a CDS encoding cation:proton antiporter produces MGIILFTGFIVGEICSRTGLPKVTGYILAGLILNPGITHFIPASFVEHTGLVTNVALSFITFSVGGTLLYSLVRKMGKSILYIVPFEAEFAYLFVAVSFIVLAPIMNSSEHSMLTFFVPLGLLLASLASPTDPSATLSVEHEYHAKGEVTSTIMGVAAFDDILGIINFSLAVSVVNIITAHQPFSIHLILEPALRILLSIMGGGLFGILLNILTKIIQKETEGVLITLIASLLALCYGFAGLLGADELLSTMVMGIVVVNYNFKKEKIFRILERYTEELIFVLFFTISSMHLDFSILIGNYLLILMFVVFRAAGKYCGTFLGGKLSQSSPKVQKYAAGGLIPQGGIVIGLALIIKQNPAFASFSDIILNIVIGATIIHEIIGPIISKFSLAKAGEIHSENG; encoded by the coding sequence TTGGGTATTATTTTATTCACCGGTTTTATTGTAGGTGAAATCTGTTCTCGAACGGGACTCCCCAAGGTAACAGGTTATATTTTGGCGGGATTGATCCTGAATCCCGGTATTACACATTTCATTCCCGCTTCATTTGTCGAGCATACCGGTTTGGTAACCAATGTTGCATTATCATTCATCACCTTTTCTGTCGGCGGCACATTGCTGTATTCCCTAGTTCGGAAAATGGGTAAATCGATTCTTTATATCGTACCTTTTGAAGCAGAGTTTGCGTACCTGTTTGTGGCGGTCTCTTTTATTGTTCTCGCCCCTATCATGAACTCTTCCGAGCACAGCATGTTGACGTTTTTTGTTCCCCTTGGTTTACTACTGGCCTCGCTTGCTTCGCCGACAGACCCGTCTGCTACATTGTCGGTTGAACATGAGTATCATGCAAAAGGTGAAGTGACGTCTACCATCATGGGAGTCGCTGCATTTGATGATATTCTTGGTATCATCAATTTTAGCCTGGCTGTCTCTGTCGTCAATATAATTACAGCGCATCAGCCTTTTAGTATTCACTTGATTTTAGAGCCAGCACTTCGGATACTGCTGTCTATTATGGGGGGAGGATTGTTTGGTATACTCTTAAATATTTTAACAAAAATCATCCAAAAAGAAACAGAAGGCGTCCTGATTACACTCATTGCAAGCCTGCTTGCTCTGTGTTACGGATTCGCCGGACTGCTGGGTGCAGATGAGCTTTTGTCCACTATGGTCATGGGGATTGTGGTAGTAAATTATAATTTTAAAAAGGAGAAAATTTTCAGGATCCTGGAAAGATATACTGAAGAATTAATATTTGTTCTTTTTTTTACAATCAGTTCAATGCATCTTGATTTCTCCATATTGATAGGCAATTACTTGTTGATTCTGATGTTTGTTGTTTTTCGTGCGGCTGGGAAATATTGCGGTACATTTCTGGGAGGAAAACTGTCGCAATCGTCTCCAAAGGTTCAAAAATATGCAGCCGGTGGTCTGATTCCTCAGGGTGGTATTGTCATCGGTTTGGCGTTGATTATCAAACAAAATCCGGCGTTTGCATCATTTTCTGATATTATTTTAAACATCGTGATTGGTGCAACGATCATCCATGAAATTATCGGCCCCATCATATCAAAATTTTCACTTGCCAAAGCTGGTGAAATTCATTCTGAAAACGGATAA
- a CDS encoding molybdopterin-dependent oxidoreductase yields the protein MAGFYPAEEADTQHVRGTGFRCGYLATQNVRFGGFRLRLELVGYPEAFCCHNRYHDYVLCGRLAGLGVWKGVLVQDLLQQAGLHPNAAYLNFECVDGFKSVISLSYAQKYDAMLAYEVNGEPLQDHDGFPLRLIAFGKYGYKWAKWVNKIYVLSFNQVASWPSDDWLDPGDVPVEWRRPFEGEDVEPLEY from the coding sequence ATGGCCGGATTTTATCCCGCCGAAGAGGCCGATACGCAGCATGTTCGGGGAACCGGATTTCGATGCGGATACCTTGCAACTCAGAATGTCCGGTTTGGTGGATTCCGCCTACGCCTTGAGCTGGTCGGATATCCGGAAGCTTTCTGCTGTCACAACAGATACCATGATTATGTACTGTGTGGAAGGCTGGCAGGTCTGGGTGTCTGGAAAGGTGTACTGGTTCAGGACCTCTTGCAACAGGCAGGCCTGCATCCCAATGCCGCATATCTGAATTTTGAGTGCGTTGACGGTTTCAAATCAGTGATATCGCTCTCATACGCGCAAAAATACGATGCCATGCTCGCCTATGAGGTCAACGGTGAACCACTGCAGGATCATGACGGATTCCCGCTGCGCCTGATTGCGTTTGGCAAATACGGGTACAAATGGGCAAAATGGGTCAATAAAATCTATGTACTGAGTTTCAATCAGGTTGCCAGCTGGCCGTCGGATGACTGGCTGGATCCCGGTGATGTGCCTGTTGAATGGCGGCGTCCGTTCGAGGGAGAGGATGTGGAACCGCTGGAGTATTAG
- a CDS encoding porin family protein — translation MKWIPRIYILLLLILHNPVSAQKGVKFGFRAGYSMATQYGILAPDLPYSVDVYYRHGLAGGLLIYYPITESFGMQQEFLFVQKGSREDIDLKDRPINTRTEYDLNYFEIPMLIRYSFAQMGDFTLYGSSGFVLSILLNGDYRLSGVAKVDGVPVSFYDVNKIKGIDVFDYAFLYGAGVESTILGKECFFEYRFTIGWNVLMMPTAEGEDPAPLRNLDYMFTIGMYL, via the coding sequence ATGAAATGGATTCCGCGTATTTATATATTATTACTTTTGATTTTGCATAATCCTGTATCCGCTCAAAAAGGTGTCAAATTTGGATTCAGGGCAGGGTACAGTATGGCAACGCAATATGGTATCCTTGCTCCCGATCTCCCTTATTCAGTTGATGTATATTACCGGCATGGCCTGGCGGGCGGTCTGCTCATTTATTATCCCATCACAGAATCATTCGGTATGCAGCAAGAGTTTTTATTTGTGCAGAAAGGATCAAGGGAAGATATTGACTTGAAAGATCGTCCAATCAATACCCGAACCGAGTATGATTTGAACTATTTTGAAATCCCCATGCTGATACGATATTCGTTTGCCCAGATGGGAGATTTTACTCTTTATGGAAGCAGTGGGTTTGTCCTCTCCATTTTACTCAACGGTGATTACCGTCTGAGTGGCGTGGCTAAAGTTGATGGTGTGCCTGTCAGTTTTTATGATGTTAATAAAATCAAAGGTATAGATGTTTTTGATTATGCGTTCCTCTATGGAGCCGGTGTGGAAAGCACGATTTTGGGCAAAGAGTGCTTTTTCGAGTACCGCTTTACCATCGGCTGGAATGTATTGATGATGCCCACTGCAGAAGGAGAGGATCCCGCGCCCTTGCGCAACCTGGATTATATGTTCACAATAGGTATGTATTTATAG
- a CDS encoding alpha/beta hydrolase, which yields MTRILSYRMNSINSIQDLRTFSEKTSRPLLLPDGVTLQESILDGVPVEWIKPRLAVVKSVVLYIHGGAWVLGWNNNYRVLAAYIAQAANSRVVAVDYHLAPEHIFPVQLNDCLTAYRRLLKDGIKPDRIVLTGDSAGANLVLAVLMALRDAGETLPSAAVCMSPMTDLACTGETFHTNKDALLTSEFALSMSRKYAGNQNVRYPLISPHYGDLTGLPPILVQAGKHEILLSDAERLAENAGYAGVELTLTVWPKMWHLWHIFIPYLPEAKQAVDEIGCFIRKYQQD from the coding sequence ATGACAAGAATACTTTCGTATCGGATGAATTCAATTAATTCAATACAAGATTTGCGCACTTTTTCAGAAAAAACATCCAGGCCACTGCTGCTGCCTGATGGTGTGACATTACAGGAAAGCATTCTGGATGGGGTTCCAGTCGAGTGGATCAAGCCGCGTCTTGCTGTAGTAAAATCTGTGGTATTATATATCCACGGCGGTGCATGGGTGCTGGGTTGGAATAATAACTATCGTGTGCTTGCCGCCTATATCGCACAGGCCGCAAACAGCCGGGTCGTGGCAGTTGATTATCATCTGGCACCTGAACACATTTTTCCAGTCCAGCTTAACGATTGCCTGACTGCTTACAGGCGGCTGCTAAAGGATGGGATCAAACCGGATCGTATTGTGCTTACAGGCGATTCAGCCGGGGCCAATTTGGTGTTGGCGGTTTTGATGGCGCTTCGTGATGCCGGTGAGACACTGCCGTCTGCTGCTGTTTGTATGTCCCCTATGACTGATCTGGCCTGTACCGGTGAGACGTTTCATACCAACAAAGATGCACTTTTAACATCGGAATTTGCCCTGTCTATGTCGCGAAAATATGCAGGTAATCAGAATGTGCGCTATCCTTTGATTTCGCCTCATTATGGTGACTTGACAGGCCTGCCGCCAATACTCGTCCAGGCAGGTAAACATGAAATTCTATTGAGTGATGCGGAACGTCTTGCAGAGAATGCTGGTTATGCAGGTGTGGAGCTAACGCTGACTGTTTGGCCGAAAATGTGGCATTTGTGGCATATTTTCATACCCTATCTGCCTGAAGCAAAACAGGCTGTGGATGAAATCGGCTGTTTTATCCGGAAATATCAGCAAGACTGA
- a CDS encoding IS630 family transposase (programmed frameshift): protein MKKYKVTLTQEERQKLISITQKGKHRSQKVLNALILLNCDEGDYQDKPLKNKDVASVLKISMRKIDRVKKCFVEQGLDIALNGTKGQRAYERKADGDFEAHLIALSCSEPPEGFSRWSLRLLADKVVELNYVDDISHETIRRVPKKNEIKPWRKKGWVIPPKQNSDFVANMEIVLDIYKKSYNKEFPVVCMDESPKQLIKETRLPIAASAGSIAKYDYEYERCGVCNIFLANEPLSGKRFIEVTTKKTKTDWARFVETIANHYSKAKRITLVMDNYGTHKPGSLYEAFAPEKAKQLLDRFQFIFTPKHGSWLNMAEIELNVLNGQCLNRRIDNISTVIRECYAWENHRNQMNAKINWQFTTKDSRIKLKRLYPTLQM, encoded by the exons ATGAAAAAGTACAAAGTAACTCTAACTCAAGAAGAGCGTCAAAAGTTGATTTCAATAACACAGAAGGGCAAGCATCGATCGCAAAAGGTTCTAAACGCTCTCATACTGTTAAACTGTGATGAAGGTGACTATCAAGACAAACCATTAAAGAACAAGGATGTTGCCAGCGTCTTAAAAATCAGTATGCGCAAAATCGATCGTGTCAAAAAATGTTTTGTTGAACAAGGCCTCGATATTGCATTAAATGGTACCAAAGGGCAACGCGCTTACGAAAGAAAAGCTGATGGAGATTTTGAAGCCCATTTAATTGCTTTAAGTTGCAGTGAACCTCCTGAAGGCTTTTCGCGATGGTCGCTCCGGCTGCTTGCTGATAAGGTTGTTGAGTTAAATTATGTTGACGATATCTCACATGAGACCATTCGTCGCGTAC CTAAAAAAAACGAAATCAAGCCGTGGCGCAAAAAGGGGTGGGTAATTCCACCTAAGCAGAACAGCGATTTTGTCGCCAACATGGAAATCGTTCTTGATATTTACAAAAAGTCATACAACAAAGAGTTTCCAGTTGTTTGCATGGACGAATCTCCTAAACAATTGATAAAAGAAACGCGTTTGCCCATAGCGGCCTCTGCAGGAAGTATTGCAAAGTATGATTATGAATACGAACGCTGTGGAGTCTGCAATATTTTTCTCGCCAATGAGCCATTATCAGGTAAACGGTTTATCGAGGTTACAACAAAAAAAACCAAAACAGATTGGGCTCGCTTTGTAGAAACAATCGCCAACCACTACTCAAAAGCCAAAAGGATAACCCTGGTTATGGATAACTATGGTACACATAAGCCAGGTTCGCTGTATGAAGCATTCGCACCAGAAAAGGCAAAACAGTTGCTCGATAGATTTCAATTTATCTTTACTCCAAAGCATGGTAGCTGGTTAAATATGGCAGAAATTGAATTAAATGTTTTAAATGGTCAATGCCTAAACAGGAGAATCGACAACATATCTACCGTGATCCGAGAATGCTATGCTTGGGAAAATCACCGGAATCAAATGAATGCAAAAATTAATTGGCAATTTACAACAAAGGATTCTCGCATAAAACTCAAGCGTCTTTACCCGACACTACAGATGTGA
- a CDS encoding NAD(P)/FAD-dependent oxidoreductase, which produces MSVNKFHTIIVGGGIAGLTSAVYLAREGRNVLLCEKNAECGGLVNSFKRDGFHFDAGVRALEDAGIIFPMLEDLGIQLDVVKSPVSLGIENHVINIENLDSLKQYRELLLELYPESEHEIDAVLKVIQKIIKHMDVLYGIENPVFKDLKHDRTFLLKRLLPWLPKFIFTVGKINRMNMPIETYLDAIIKNPSLKDIISQHFFKNTPTFFALSYFSLYLDYFYPKGGIGKLADALKNKILEYGGIIKTETEIVKVLAHRCRVKDHANEVYEFENLIWAADLKTFYRITDIIGVSPKIRTQFGDMKQKILSKRGGDSVFTLFLEVDEPLESFRAIANGHFFYTPSKQGLGETNWNELDHLLDNPEKEPVLSWLDKYTRLNTYEISIPGLKDPELAPRGETGLIISLLAEYELFNKVRKAGWYDELKTELENRIINVISESIYPMLKDKLVARFSSTPTSIKDYTASSEGADNRVVIC; this is translated from the coding sequence ATGTCTGTAAATAAATTCCATACCATCATCGTCGGCGGCGGAATTGCCGGATTGACATCGGCAGTCTATCTTGCACGTGAAGGGCGAAACGTACTGCTATGTGAGAAAAATGCAGAATGCGGCGGGTTGGTAAACTCTTTTAAAAGAGACGGTTTCCACTTTGATGCGGGTGTGCGTGCGCTTGAAGATGCGGGTATTATTTTTCCGATGCTGGAAGATCTGGGTATTCAGCTGGACGTGGTGAAAAGTCCGGTCTCTCTGGGCATCGAAAATCATGTCATCAATATAGAAAATCTGGATAGTTTAAAACAATACAGGGAACTGTTACTCGAATTGTATCCGGAAAGTGAACACGAAATAGATGCTGTATTAAAAGTTATACAAAAAATCATAAAGCACATGGATGTGCTTTATGGCATAGAAAATCCGGTGTTCAAAGATTTAAAGCATGACCGAACTTTTCTTTTAAAAAGACTTTTACCCTGGCTACCAAAATTTATATTTACGGTCGGAAAGATTAACCGCATGAATATGCCGATTGAAACGTATCTGGATGCTATAATAAAAAATCCTTCTCTCAAAGATATTATTTCGCAGCACTTTTTTAAAAATACTCCAACATTCTTTGCATTGAGCTACTTTTCGCTTTACCTGGATTATTTTTATCCCAAAGGCGGGATTGGAAAATTGGCCGATGCTCTGAAAAACAAAATCCTTGAATATGGCGGAATCATAAAGACGGAGACTGAGATTGTCAAAGTGCTGGCGCATCGTTGCCGGGTGAAGGATCATGCAAATGAGGTTTACGAATTTGAGAATTTGATTTGGGCCGCTGATTTAAAGACATTTTACAGGATCACGGATATTATTGGGGTGTCCCCAAAAATAAGAACGCAATTCGGAGATATGAAACAAAAGATATTATCAAAGCGCGGGGGAGACTCTGTTTTTACATTATTCCTGGAGGTGGATGAACCGCTTGAGAGTTTTCGGGCGATTGCAAATGGCCATTTTTTTTATACCCCTTCCAAACAGGGGCTCGGTGAAACGAACTGGAATGAGCTTGATCATCTGCTTGACAACCCGGAAAAGGAGCCGGTTTTAAGCTGGCTTGACAAGTATACGCGTTTAAATACCTATGAAATATCCATCCCCGGACTCAAAGATCCTGAATTGGCTCCCCGGGGGGAAACCGGTCTGATTATCAGCCTGCTTGCTGAATATGAGCTGTTCAACAAAGTCCGTAAAGCCGGGTGGTACGATGAACTGAAAACGGAACTGGAGAACCGTATTATTAACGTAATATCTGAATCCATCTATCCGATGCTGAAGGACAAGTTGGTTGCCCGTTTTTCTTCAACCCCGACAAGTATCAAAGACTATACCGCCAGTTCCGAAGGTGCCGATAACCGGGTGGTCATTTGTTAA